A window of the Virgibacillus pantothenticus genome harbors these coding sequences:
- a CDS encoding winged helix-turn-helix transcriptional regulator, with amino-acid sequence MRNRKSGYGCPEGCPVESTLDVIGGKWKGVIVYHLLDDKKRFNELRRLIPGITQRMLSLQLSELEQDGIICRKVYPEVPPRVEYSMTEFGMTLEPIITQMKEWGDKYKARMFENK; translated from the coding sequence ATGAGAAACAGAAAAAGCGGATACGGCTGCCCTGAAGGCTGTCCGGTAGAATCAACTTTAGATGTCATCGGCGGGAAATGGAAAGGCGTTATCGTGTATCATTTGCTAGATGACAAAAAGCGCTTCAACGAGTTACGTCGCTTAATTCCTGGTATAACCCAACGTATGCTATCTTTACAATTAAGCGAACTGGAACAAGATGGTATTATTTGCCGTAAAGTATATCCAGAAGTCCCTCCAAGAGTCGAATACTCGATGACTGAATTTGGAATGACTTTAGAACCCATTATTACGCAAATGAAAGAATGGGGAGACAAATATAAAGCTAGAATGTTCGAGAATAAGTAA
- a CDS encoding zinc-binding alcohol dehydrogenase family protein, with protein sequence MKAIGLLEYLPIEQEGSLFDFEATKPTAKGKDLLIKINAISINPVDVKVRAPKEKKEETPKVLGWDASGVVVEVGEDCELLQVGDEVYYAGAINRSGTYSEYHLVDERIVGKKPKTLSFAEAAAMPLTTITAWEALFERLAINPENSQKNNLQSILIIGGAGGVGSIAIQLAKWAGLEVIATASRPETVNWVKQLGADHVINHHEALKAQLTEKQLHEVDYILCLNNTDQHWEAMGEVIKPQGKVCSIVENEQPLDLNVLKSKSATFVWEFMFTRSLYTTPDMINQHLLLNKVSELLDQRVLKTTLQEKLSPINAATLRKAHATVESGKMIGKLVVEGFETKEG encoded by the coding sequence ATGAAAGCAATCGGATTGTTAGAGTATTTACCAATTGAGCAGGAAGGTAGTCTATTTGATTTTGAAGCAACTAAACCAACAGCAAAGGGTAAAGATTTGTTAATTAAAATAAATGCCATTTCTATTAACCCGGTGGATGTAAAAGTGCGTGCACCAAAAGAAAAGAAAGAAGAAACGCCTAAAGTATTAGGCTGGGACGCTAGCGGAGTGGTTGTAGAAGTAGGAGAAGACTGTGAATTATTACAGGTAGGTGATGAAGTTTACTATGCTGGTGCCATTAACAGATCAGGTACTTATAGTGAATATCACCTGGTAGATGAACGGATTGTAGGAAAAAAACCAAAAACATTATCCTTTGCAGAAGCTGCTGCGATGCCGCTAACGACCATAACTGCTTGGGAAGCGTTATTTGAAAGATTAGCAATTAACCCTGAGAATAGCCAGAAAAACAATTTACAAAGCATTCTGATCATTGGTGGCGCTGGGGGAGTAGGTTCGATTGCGATCCAACTTGCTAAGTGGGCTGGTTTGGAAGTCATTGCTACTGCTTCTCGTCCAGAAACGGTAAATTGGGTTAAACAACTCGGTGCTGATCATGTCATCAATCATCATGAGGCTTTGAAAGCACAATTAACAGAAAAGCAGTTGCATGAGGTAGACTATATTCTTTGCTTAAATAATACGGATCAGCATTGGGAAGCTATGGGTGAAGTAATTAAACCTCAAGGAAAAGTATGTTCCATTGTGGAAAATGAACAACCGCTTGATTTAAATGTATTAAAAAGTAAAAGCGCCACTTTCGTTTGGGAATTTATGTTTACACGTTCATTATACACAACACCAGATATGATTAACCAACATCTTTTATTAAATAAAGTAAGCGAATTGTTAGATCAACGTGTACTAAAAACTACGCTGCAAGAAAAGCTATCTCCGATTAATGCGGCAACGTTACGTAAAGCGCACGCTACTGTAGAATCAGGAAAAATGATTGGGAAATTAGTCGTTGAGGGATTTGAAACTAAGGAAGGGTAA
- a CDS encoding ankyrin repeat domain-containing protein, translated as MRQHMLLGALLVIVIFLVACQNSNDLSSDEQQTNNKEEIALNQSLIEAAAKGNQEKVEQLLQNGANIDATNDQGTTAVLAATYNNEVETVKLLIEEGADINKQDDRSDNVLLYAGAEGLLDILKLALEAGADTTLTNRFGGTALIPAAERGHVDVVKELLTNSDTDVNHINNLHWTALMEAIVLSDGGEKHQQIVQLLLEHGADVSITDKEGVTPLEHAKDRGFDKIIKLLEKAKA; from the coding sequence ATGAGACAACATATGCTTTTGGGAGCTTTACTGGTTATCGTTATTTTTTTGGTCGCATGTCAAAACAGTAACGACTTGTCTTCAGATGAACAACAAACAAATAACAAGGAGGAGATCGCTTTGAATCAATCACTCATAGAAGCAGCTGCAAAGGGAAATCAGGAAAAAGTAGAACAACTACTCCAAAACGGTGCAAATATTGACGCAACCAATGATCAAGGCACTACAGCTGTACTCGCCGCTACATACAACAACGAAGTGGAGACAGTAAAATTGCTCATTGAAGAAGGCGCCGACATTAACAAACAGGATGATCGTTCGGACAATGTCCTGCTTTACGCCGGAGCAGAAGGCTTGCTAGATATTTTAAAATTAGCTTTAGAAGCTGGAGCTGACACAACACTTACCAATCGTTTTGGTGGAACAGCACTCATACCCGCTGCTGAACGGGGGCATGTAGATGTAGTAAAGGAATTACTCACCAACTCAGACACCGACGTAAACCATATTAATAATCTGCATTGGACAGCATTGATGGAAGCAATTGTGCTTAGTGATGGTGGCGAAAAGCATCAACAGATTGTCCAATTACTTCTTGAACATGGTGCAGATGTTTCGATTACGGATAAGGAAGGGGTTACCCCATTAGAGCATGCCAAAGATCGCGGATTTGATAAAATAATTAAGTTATTGGAGAAGGCAAAGGCTTAA
- a CDS encoding GNAT family N-acetyltransferase — MQIRKLQAGENPPLELLLEADPQKELVEEYLFRGECFIAEIDGKVAGVYVLLPTRPSTIELVNIAIAEEEQGKGYGKKLIADAIQKAKEKKCRIMEVGTGNSSIGQLAMYQKCGFRITGVDKDFFVKHYSEPIVENGIPCTDMIRLSIDLG; from the coding sequence ATGCAAATTAGGAAGTTGCAGGCAGGTGAAAACCCACCGCTGGAATTGTTATTAGAAGCAGATCCACAAAAAGAATTAGTAGAAGAATATCTTTTTAGAGGTGAATGTTTTATCGCCGAAATAGATGGAAAAGTGGCCGGGGTTTATGTTTTGCTTCCAACCAGGCCTAGTACCATTGAATTGGTTAATATAGCTATAGCTGAAGAAGAACAAGGGAAAGGGTATGGAAAAAAGCTTATTGCTGATGCTATACAGAAAGCGAAAGAAAAGAAATGTAGAATCATGGAAGTTGGCACAGGAAATTCGAGTATCGGTCAGCTAGCTATGTATCAAAAATGTGGTTTTAGAATAACTGGTGTAGACAAAGATTTTTTTGTTAAGCATTACTCAGAACCCATTGTTGAAAATGGAATTCCGTGTACGGATATGATTCGCTTATCTATCGATTTAGGTTAA
- a CDS encoding nucleoside deaminase, translated as MDKFMERAVELAVENVKEGGQPFGAVLVKDGEIKAEGVNELHHTYDISGHAELLAIRKAQQALQTNDLSSYTMYASGEPCPMCLTAMYFAGISKIYYCASVEEAVEVGLGASKKIYEDLQKPKEQRSLAPVHMPLREGQENPMELWKQRNV; from the coding sequence ATGGATAAATTTATGGAACGTGCAGTAGAGCTGGCAGTGGAAAATGTGAAAGAAGGCGGACAGCCATTTGGAGCGGTACTTGTGAAAGATGGAGAGATTAAAGCAGAAGGGGTAAATGAATTACATCACACTTATGATATAAGTGGTCATGCAGAGCTATTAGCTATTCGAAAAGCACAACAAGCATTACAAACAAATGATTTATCAAGCTACACGATGTATGCAAGTGGAGAGCCATGCCCGATGTGTTTAACGGCGATGTATTTTGCAGGAATTAGCAAGATATATTACTGTGCTTCTGTCGAGGAAGCTGTTGAAGTAGGTTTAGGAGCTTCCAAAAAGATCTACGAAGATTTACAAAAACCTAAAGAACAACGCTCTTTAGCTCCTGTTCATATGCCTTTACGTGAAGGACAAGAAAACCCGATGGAGCTTTGGAAGCAGCGAAACGTATAA
- a CDS encoding fatty acyl-CoA synthetase, with the protein MLQRARRNTLGDTLSRTADRMPDKNAITYKSITLTYKDLNHLVNQTAHAFLAHGMKKGDMITVMSKNSLDFVIVNFALARIGAVMVPINYLLSLEDIAYIVEHAEVTGLIASEEYANILAQASSSMDIKYRYMMDTDKQSLEGWKLLSEIRKSQPKSLIEVDIEEEDLCHVLYTSGTESRPKGVMLSHKNIVSEYVSCVVDGKMETQDTIIHALPLYHSAQLHVFLGPSIYVGGSGIILDGANPEVILKTVEEKKVTQLFCPPTIWIALLRHPEFAIRDLSSLKKCYYGAAIMPREILRELAERLPNAGFWNFYGQTEVAPLATVLKPEDQIRKLGSAGIPSLNVQTKIVDDNDQEIARGEVGEIVHRTPHAMKGYLHDPDKTAEAFRNGWFHSGDLGVMDEEGYITIVDRKKDMINTGGVNVSSREVEETIYLLEGVSEVAVISIPDAYWIEAVTAIIIPKKDTQLTKEMVKTFCKERLSTFKVPKYILFTDTLPKNPSGKVLKRKLRDQYGDISVDL; encoded by the coding sequence ATGTTACAACGGGCAAGAAGAAATACACTGGGAGATACACTTTCTCGTACTGCTGATCGAATGCCAGATAAAAATGCAATCACTTACAAATCGATAACATTAACGTATAAAGATTTGAATCATTTAGTGAACCAAACAGCACATGCATTTTTAGCACATGGGATGAAAAAAGGAGATATGATAACGGTCATGTCCAAAAACAGCTTAGATTTTGTAATTGTTAATTTCGCACTTGCTCGAATAGGAGCCGTAATGGTTCCAATTAATTATCTGTTAAGCTTAGAAGATATTGCGTATATTGTAGAACATGCAGAGGTTACTGGACTTATAGCTTCGGAAGAATATGCAAATATACTTGCCCAAGCGTCGTCAAGCATGGATATTAAATACCGATATATGATGGACACAGACAAACAATCGCTTGAAGGTTGGAAATTACTAAGTGAAATAAGAAAATCGCAACCAAAATCACTGATTGAAGTTGACATCGAAGAAGAGGACCTTTGTCACGTTTTATATACAAGTGGTACGGAATCACGACCTAAAGGTGTTATGCTTTCACATAAAAATATTGTAAGTGAGTACGTTAGTTGTGTTGTGGATGGGAAAATGGAAACGCAGGATACGATTATCCATGCTTTGCCACTTTATCACAGTGCGCAACTTCATGTGTTTTTAGGCCCGAGCATTTATGTTGGGGGTAGTGGTATTATTCTTGATGGAGCAAATCCTGAAGTTATTTTAAAAACAGTCGAAGAGAAAAAAGTGACGCAGCTTTTTTGTCCGCCAACCATTTGGATTGCGTTATTGCGTCATCCTGAGTTTGCAATACGTGATTTATCTAGTCTAAAAAAATGCTACTACGGCGCAGCAATTATGCCAAGAGAAATATTAAGAGAATTAGCAGAGCGCCTACCTAACGCAGGTTTTTGGAATTTTTACGGTCAAACAGAAGTGGCACCACTTGCCACGGTGCTAAAACCAGAGGATCAAATTCGAAAGCTCGGTTCAGCTGGAATTCCGTCATTAAATGTACAAACAAAAATTGTTGACGATAATGATCAAGAGATAGCGCGTGGTGAGGTAGGTGAAATCGTACATCGAACACCACATGCGATGAAAGGCTATTTACACGATCCAGATAAAACAGCTGAAGCATTCCGAAACGGCTGGTTTCATAGCGGCGATTTAGGTGTAATGGATGAAGAAGGCTATATAACCATAGTCGATCGTAAAAAAGATATGATTAACACAGGAGGAGTGAACGTATCAAGCCGTGAAGTAGAAGAAACCATTTATCTCTTAGAAGGCGTGTCGGAAGTCGCTGTCATTAGCATACCAGATGCTTACTGGATAGAGGCGGTAACGGCGATCATTATTCCGAAAAAAGACACACAGCTAACAAAAGAGATGGTTAAAACATTTTGCAAAGAAAGATTGTCTACATTTAAAGTACCAAAATACATTTTATTTACAGACACACTCCCCAAAAACCCAAGTGGAAAAGTTCTTAAACGTAAGTTGCGAGATCAATATGGGGATATAAGTGTAGATTTATAA
- a CDS encoding helix-turn-helix domain-containing protein, translating into MEPQANYFGDKLKKCREERGWSQEKLANELHVSRQAVYKWEANKGYPDIQNLIRISDLFGITIDELIRGDRKMQETISIDEGELFDQLSDPGFYLGILLIFIGIFIFDGPLTNTFSLIGLLTIVFFTDTVQSLKTLFKK; encoded by the coding sequence ATGGAACCGCAAGCAAACTATTTTGGAGATAAATTGAAAAAATGTAGAGAAGAACGCGGTTGGTCGCAGGAGAAATTAGCAAATGAACTACATGTCTCACGACAGGCAGTGTACAAGTGGGAAGCAAATAAAGGTTACCCCGATATTCAAAACTTAATTCGCATTAGTGATCTGTTTGGTATAACCATAGACGAACTTATTCGAGGGGATAGAAAAATGCAGGAGACGATAAGCATTGACGAGGGAGAATTATTTGACCAACTTTCAGATCCAGGGTTTTATTTAGGCATCCTACTTATATTTATAGGTATATTCATTTTTGATGGACCTTTGACAAACACATTCTCGTTGATTGGTCTCCTTACCATCGTCTTTTTTACGGATACCGTGCAATCATTAAAAACATTATTTAAAAAGTAG
- a CDS encoding HAD family hydrolase codes for MAKFVKDYYHVPYDHTIAFGGSGNDIGMLKCVKHGYLLQNAAVKSHIIASAISAKALC; via the coding sequence ATGGCAAAATTTGTGAAAGATTATTATCATGTCCCGTACGATCACACCATAGCCTTTGGAGGCAGCGGGAATGATATTGGAATGTTAAAATGCGTAAAGCATGGATACTTATTACAGAATGCAGCCGTTAAAAGCCATATCATTGCATCAGCAATTAGCGCCAAAGCCTTATGCTGA
- the ucpA gene encoding SDR family oxidoreductase UcpA, producing MEGKIAIITGAAMGNGKGIAEVLAKHGAITVLLDVSKQVHDTAKELAEQGYETMALEVDVTKNEDVKAGIAKVIEKYQRVDALINNAGVVRLANFEDMDDETRDFHFNININGVWNVTKAVLPHMKKAKQGRIVNLSSVTGTMVADPGETAYATTKAAVLGFTKSLAREVAPDNITVNAILPGYVLTPMAEQMAKETNPDNPQEVIDGIASGVPLGRLGKIEEVGELAAFLASDESSYITGTQIVIDGGSTLPETVSVGS from the coding sequence ATGGAAGGAAAAATAGCAATCATAACTGGTGCAGCAATGGGTAATGGAAAAGGAATTGCCGAGGTCCTAGCTAAACATGGTGCTATTACCGTCTTATTAGATGTTTCCAAGCAGGTACACGATACGGCAAAAGAATTAGCCGAGCAAGGCTATGAAACAATGGCTTTAGAAGTAGATGTTACGAAAAACGAAGATGTGAAAGCTGGCATTGCAAAAGTAATAGAAAAATACCAGCGTGTAGATGCACTAATCAATAACGCTGGGGTCGTTCGGTTAGCAAACTTTGAGGATATGGATGACGAAACGAGAGATTTTCATTTCAATATTAATATTAATGGGGTTTGGAATGTGACCAAGGCAGTGCTTCCTCATATGAAAAAAGCAAAGCAAGGTAGAATTGTAAACCTATCATCTGTAACGGGTACAATGGTTGCTGACCCTGGTGAAACCGCATACGCAACAACTAAAGCAGCTGTACTCGGCTTTACCAAATCTTTGGCTCGTGAGGTAGCTCCAGATAATATTACCGTAAATGCTATTCTGCCAGGTTATGTCCTAACACCGATGGCTGAGCAAATGGCAAAGGAAACGAACCCTGACAATCCGCAAGAGGTTATTGACGGTATCGCTAGTGGAGTTCCTTTAGGACGTCTAGGTAAAATTGAAGAAGTAGGCGAGCTTGCTGCTTTCTTAGCATCTGATGAATCAAGCTATATCACAGGTACACAAATTGTTATTGACGGTGGAAGTACATTACCAGAAACCGTTTCTGTAGGAAGCTAA
- the cyoE gene encoding heme o synthase, which yields MILRNKQEESNKNWISILAKTVKLGIIRSNLIPMFAGFTLALYTYEMSFMEKLPEVIFALLGTALVIGAAGAFNNLYDRDIDAIMERTKQRPTVTGQIKPVIVFLLSVIMSISGIALLALTTWLAAVLAFLGLFFYVVPYTMWSKRRTVYNTEIGSISGAMPPLIGWAAVYPDITHPAIIGLFVVMIIWQMPHFYAIAIRNHKQYEAAKIPMLPVVKGVQRTYIQTNVYLVIMIMISFLFGTLSIGLMLVALLLSAGWLTLSVFRYHRVNAEKWATSMFLYSLVHMTVLFSTVIIYSLMGIIFEL from the coding sequence ATGATTTTAAGAAATAAGCAGGAAGAATCAAACAAAAATTGGATCAGCATTTTAGCAAAAACAGTAAAATTAGGAATTATACGCTCGAACCTTATTCCTATGTTTGCTGGTTTTACTTTGGCTTTATATACGTATGAAATGAGCTTTATGGAAAAGCTTCCGGAAGTTATTTTTGCTTTGCTCGGAACAGCTTTAGTTATCGGAGCAGCAGGGGCTTTTAATAACCTCTATGATCGGGATATAGATGCGATTATGGAAAGGACAAAGCAAAGACCTACTGTAACTGGACAAATTAAACCGGTTATTGTGTTTTTGCTTAGTGTGATCATGAGTATAAGCGGAATTGCATTGCTTGCATTAACGACATGGTTAGCAGCTGTGTTGGCTTTCTTAGGACTGTTTTTTTATGTGGTTCCCTATACGATGTGGAGTAAACGGAGAACGGTGTATAATACAGAGATCGGAAGTATATCCGGTGCGATGCCACCATTAATCGGGTGGGCGGCAGTTTATCCGGACATTACACATCCAGCAATTATCGGTTTGTTTGTAGTTATGATTATTTGGCAAATGCCGCATTTTTATGCGATAGCTATTCGTAATCATAAACAGTATGAAGCTGCAAAAATACCAATGCTTCCTGTAGTAAAAGGAGTGCAGCGAACATATATTCAAACAAACGTTTATTTAGTCATTATGATTATGATTAGCTTTTTATTTGGAACACTAAGTATAGGATTAATGCTAGTAGCGCTATTATTGAGCGCAGGATGGTTAACACTTAGTGTGTTTCGTTATCATAGAGTAAATGCAGAGAAATGGGCTACTTCCATGTTCCTTTACTCACTTGTTCATATGACGGTACTTTTTTCAACCGTTATTATATACTCTCTAATGGGGATTATTTTTGAATTATGA
- a CDS encoding hemolysin family protein yields the protein MDNLAVSIVILFILIIANGIFAMTEIGIVTSRKIRLEQKVKEGNSKAKTALYLAENSSELLSTIQIGITLIGIISGAFGGAAIADDLSVHLSKIPFLAPWSTEISMVLVVTFTTFLTLVIGELTPKQIGLTNPEKVALAVAKPMYLFSKVAKPLIWILDRSTTLVLKALGVKRNKEPDVTEEEIQQMIEQGVHSGSIEEIEHEMVDQIFYMGDQRLSDILTPRTQLTWIDIESSFEENMQVISQSEFSRFPVGKGSLDHFLGIIHTKKVFSKLQSGEPFSINDCIEQALILPEHVKVFKALETLKESGYHQAVVVDEYGGVEGFVTLNDIMQVIVGEIQTEGSRERATIMQRDSQSWLADGQVPFDTFLRYFDLEDEIDEDIVKDTSFQTLGGFITNEIGNTPKEGNTIYLADLKLEVVDMDRVLVDKLLITRVQETEEIEQRDNE from the coding sequence ATGGACAATCTAGCTGTATCAATTGTTATTCTTTTCATTTTAATTATTGCCAATGGTATTTTTGCAATGACGGAAATAGGCATTGTTACTTCAAGAAAAATAAGGCTAGAACAGAAAGTAAAAGAAGGGAATAGCAAGGCAAAGACAGCTCTTTATTTAGCTGAAAATTCTAGTGAGCTGCTGTCAACGATACAAATTGGTATTACGCTCATTGGAATTATATCCGGTGCGTTTGGTGGTGCTGCGATTGCGGATGATTTAAGTGTTCATTTAAGCAAGATTCCCTTTTTAGCGCCATGGAGTACAGAAATCAGTATGGTTTTAGTAGTTACGTTTACAACATTTTTGACGCTCGTTATCGGTGAATTAACTCCAAAGCAAATTGGTTTAACCAATCCGGAAAAAGTAGCGCTTGCTGTCGCCAAACCAATGTACTTATTTTCTAAAGTTGCTAAGCCGCTTATATGGATTTTAGATAGGTCGACAACACTTGTATTAAAGGCTTTAGGGGTTAAGAGAAATAAGGAGCCGGATGTAACAGAAGAAGAAATTCAACAAATGATTGAGCAAGGTGTTCATAGTGGAAGTATTGAAGAAATTGAACACGAGATGGTTGATCAAATATTTTATATGGGAGATCAGCGGCTTAGCGATATCCTAACACCACGAACGCAATTAACCTGGATTGATATAGAAAGTAGCTTTGAGGAGAACATGCAAGTCATTAGTCAAAGTGAATTTTCACGTTTTCCAGTTGGAAAGGGTAGTTTGGACCACTTTTTGGGTATTATACATACTAAAAAGGTTTTTTCGAAACTGCAATCAGGAGAACCTTTCTCGATTAATGATTGTATTGAACAAGCATTAATTTTACCAGAGCATGTGAAAGTATTTAAGGCTCTAGAAACATTGAAAGAATCGGGCTACCATCAGGCAGTCGTAGTAGATGAATATGGAGGAGTCGAAGGATTTGTTACATTAAATGATATTATGCAGGTCATTGTTGGTGAAATCCAAACAGAAGGTAGCAGGGAAAGGGCTACGATCATGCAACGAGATAGTCAATCCTGGTTGGCAGATGGGCAAGTACCATTTGATACGTTTTTGCGCTATTTCGACTTAGAAGATGAAATAGATGAAGATATTGTAAAGGATACTTCATTCCAGACGTTAGGCGGGTTTATCACGAATGAAATAGGTAATACCCCAAAAGAAGGGAATACTATTTATTTAGCTGATTTAAAACTAGAAGTAGTGGATATGGACCGTGTGCTTGTTGACAAGCTGTTGATTACTCGTGTTCAAGAAACGGAAGAAATAGAACAGAGAGACAATGAATAA